One window of the Nocardia terpenica genome contains the following:
- a CDS encoding tyrosine-type recombinase/integrase, with protein MLFRHHGKQSSQSFDDPVAARRWQLLLDQVGPDKALEVLAAEASGTMAPVTVAEWAEHYIGHLTGIGRKALHDYRTYVRRDIAPVMGQLPLLAVDRDVIAEWVNGLESKGLAAKTIANKHGFLFAMFKAAVADGKIPTNPCAGTRLPRSLAPEMVFLTQDEFAALHDAMTERYRVLLRLLVASGARLGEVTALTVGDIDPDRQTARISKAWKPDGRGGAILGPPKTRRSLRTVNLPAELITDLRLDRPAHQLLFENARGGPVRQDTLRSRWNAAIRSLVHLDDRGRVVTDHLHGKRPRIHDLRHTCASWMIAAGIPLPVIQAHLGHESIKTTVDTYGHLDRHAHASAAAAIAAMLPATSGPAHPAPPAATGRGVGRMRGALAPVVSAPEPEAA; from the coding sequence GTGTTGTTCCGCCATCACGGCAAGCAGAGTTCGCAGAGTTTCGACGACCCGGTCGCGGCGCGGCGCTGGCAGCTGCTGCTGGATCAGGTGGGCCCGGACAAGGCCCTGGAAGTGCTCGCCGCCGAGGCCAGCGGCACCATGGCACCGGTGACCGTCGCCGAGTGGGCCGAGCACTACATCGGCCATCTCACCGGTATCGGCCGCAAGGCATTGCACGACTACCGCACCTACGTCCGCCGCGACATCGCCCCGGTGATGGGGCAGCTGCCGCTGCTGGCGGTGGACCGGGACGTGATCGCCGAGTGGGTCAACGGGCTGGAGTCGAAAGGGCTGGCGGCCAAGACGATCGCCAACAAGCACGGCTTCCTGTTCGCGATGTTCAAGGCGGCCGTCGCCGACGGCAAGATACCCACCAACCCCTGCGCGGGCACCCGCCTGCCGCGCAGCCTGGCACCGGAGATGGTGTTTCTGACCCAGGACGAATTCGCCGCGCTGCACGACGCGATGACCGAGCGCTACCGGGTACTGCTGCGGCTGCTGGTCGCCTCCGGCGCACGCCTGGGCGAGGTGACCGCCCTGACGGTCGGTGATATCGACCCCGACCGGCAGACCGCGCGGATCAGCAAGGCGTGGAAGCCGGACGGGCGCGGCGGTGCGATCCTGGGCCCGCCCAAGACCCGCCGCTCGCTGCGCACGGTCAACCTTCCCGCCGAACTGATCACCGACCTGCGGCTGGACCGCCCCGCCCACCAGCTGCTGTTCGAGAACGCCCGGGGCGGACCGGTCCGCCAGGACACGCTCCGCTCGCGGTGGAACGCGGCCATCCGGTCCCTGGTCCACCTCGACGACCGAGGCCGCGTCGTCACCGATCACCTCCACGGAAAACGGCCGCGCATTCACGACCTGCGCCACACCTGCGCCAGCTGGATGATCGCCGCCGGAATCCCGCTGCCGGTGATCCAGGCCCACCTCGGCCACGAGTCGATCAAGACCACCGTCGACACCTACGGCCACCTCGACCGCCACGCCCACGCGTCGGCCGCCGCCGCGATCGCCGCCATGCTCCCCGCCACCAGCGGGCCCGCGCACCCGGCCCCGCCCGCCGCGACCGGCCGGGGTGTCGGTCGGATGCGCGGGGCGCTCGCGCCGGTGGTCTCGGCTCCGGAGCCGGAGGCGGCCTGA
- a CDS encoding site-specific integrase, whose translation MVEQFRIPNPRSGRSYPAATPLRAEQYQRVVARMPSQWRVLTDFLVISGARLGEAAALADTDLDPDGGACRIERTWRPAPGGWVLTPALCPRTIALPANLFPRLDLHGGGAELFRIEGACGPGLMTRYRHRIWRPAVAAVADDLPGGRRPGVAVLRTTCGRWLADAGVPWPVIAAQLGYHDTAAFATRNLDRLAPTVRQR comes from the coding sequence ATGGTGGAGCAGTTCAGGATCCCCAATCCTCGCAGTGGCCGGTCGTACCCGGCGGCGACGCCGCTGCGGGCCGAGCAGTATCAACGGGTAGTCGCGCGGATGCCGTCGCAGTGGCGGGTGCTCACCGACTTCCTGGTGATCTCCGGAGCCCGCCTCGGTGAGGCCGCCGCGCTGGCCGACACCGATCTCGACCCCGACGGCGGGGCATGCCGGATCGAGCGGACGTGGCGGCCCGCCCCCGGAGGCTGGGTCCTCACGCCCGCGCTGTGCCCGCGCACGATCGCCTTGCCCGCGAACCTGTTCCCCCGCCTGGACCTGCACGGTGGCGGTGCTGAGTTATTCCGGATCGAGGGCGCGTGCGGGCCGGGGCTGATGACCCGCTACCGGCACCGGATCTGGCGGCCCGCAGTCGCGGCGGTCGCCGACGACCTGCCCGGCGGACGGCGGCCCGGCGTGGCCGTGTTGCGCACCACGTGCGGGCGATGGCTGGCCGACGCGGGGGTGCCCTGGCCGGTGATCGCCGCACAGCTCGGTTACCACGACACCGCCGCGTTCGCCACCCGCAATCTCGACCGCCTCGCGCCGACGGTGCGCCAGCGGTAA
- a CDS encoding NYN domain-containing protein codes for MGSAGRWTMGSRVWGWLGRREEPPAGQRPQAPGGLRPGRVLAREGGVAVLVDADNVAPAKIGAVLEAVAAEHGPVRIRRAYGDWDREHLTGWRAAVLAHSIRRIDAIAFRAGKQCTDHVMVADAVHLALTENVSVMVLVTSDGDFTDLAMRLREYGVRVEGFGNLNTGRPFRRACEKFTVLDQLTKAPAGAPVVAAAPSPAKPGKKKNVAKTADVTKAVAGRLDPQIAEQLCAMVAQVADADGLVQLTTACHRLHQHGALKAKLNGQTDGKTGRFLKRCGLFEVIDKPGNNGVTVTYLRVKPHP; via the coding sequence GTGGGGTCAGCGGGGCGATGGACGATGGGTAGCCGGGTGTGGGGCTGGCTGGGCAGGCGGGAGGAGCCGCCTGCCGGGCAGAGACCGCAAGCCCCGGGCGGTCTGCGGCCTGGGCGGGTGCTGGCCCGCGAGGGCGGGGTCGCGGTGCTCGTCGATGCCGACAACGTGGCGCCCGCCAAGATCGGGGCGGTGCTGGAAGCTGTTGCCGCCGAGCACGGTCCGGTACGGATCAGACGCGCCTACGGTGACTGGGATCGCGAGCATTTGACGGGGTGGCGGGCGGCGGTGCTGGCGCACTCGATCCGCCGCATCGACGCGATCGCGTTCAGGGCGGGCAAACAGTGCACCGACCACGTGATGGTCGCCGATGCCGTCCACCTCGCTCTCACGGAGAATGTTTCGGTGATGGTGTTGGTCACCAGTGACGGCGACTTCACCGACCTGGCGATGCGGTTGCGTGAATACGGTGTGCGGGTCGAGGGATTCGGCAACCTGAACACCGGACGGCCGTTCCGCCGTGCCTGCGAGAAGTTCACCGTCCTGGATCAGCTGACCAAGGCCCCGGCCGGCGCGCCTGTGGTTGCGGCTGCGCCGTCCCCGGCGAAGCCTGGCAAGAAGAAGAATGTCGCCAAGACCGCGGATGTCACGAAAGCTGTTGCGGGCAGGCTGGATCCGCAGATCGCTGAGCAGTTGTGTGCGATGGTCGCCCAGGTCGCCGACGCCGATGGGCTGGTGCAGTTGACCACGGCGTGTCACCGGCTGCACCAGCACGGTGCTCTCAAGGCGAAGCTGAACGGGCAGACCGACGGCAAGACGGGCCGGTTCCTGAAACGGTGCGGGTTGTTCGAGGTGATCGACAAGCCAGGGAACAACGGCGTCACGGTGACCTACCTGCGCGTCAAGCCACACCCCTGA
- a CDS encoding DUF397 domain-containing protein, translating into MSTDFFKSTFSGGEKTCVEVAHRGDSVLIRDSKYTGPATEQPIVSLSPAHWPTMLELTLSGKSGQVDTVTVTVHPAGGATIADQSAALIYDADEWDAFRKGVADGQFHRHI; encoded by the coding sequence GTGAGCACTGACTTCTTCAAATCAACCTTCAGCGGCGGGGAGAAGACCTGCGTCGAGGTCGCCCACCGAGGCGACTCCGTGCTCATCCGCGACAGCAAATACACCGGCCCCGCGACCGAGCAACCCATCGTGTCGTTGTCGCCCGCGCACTGGCCGACCATGCTCGAGCTGACGCTGAGCGGCAAGTCCGGGCAGGTGGACACAGTAACCGTCACCGTTCATCCGGCTGGCGGTGCCACAATCGCCGACCAGAGCGCAGCGCTGATCTACGACGCCGACGAATGGGATGCCTTCAGGAAAGGCGTCGCAGACGGCCAATTCCACCGCCACATATAG
- a CDS encoding DUF5753 domain-containing protein, with the protein MVDASPTVAAWELMLRIKRQAAERGIKPAEIQRGLGVGAAYWSQVTNYKGILTEDKLNRLIDLLEFEADERQELLDLRAVAKGRSLYAQFSALLDDELMRFYNLEAGASSIRSFENSVIPGLLQTENYMRTLIKARVVTARPTEAEPRVQIRLLRQRRLAGEDAPKLAVVVGEASLRYQVGDTNVHREQLEHLRTLIEQRPGHLDFRVIPFASGTAIASLNAATFHLLGFPSPRLPIIGWMETAIRGEVTEEPRDVDGLVYQFEQIHSSALDQSESLDVVNEIARQIG; encoded by the coding sequence ATGGTCGACGCATCGCCCACCGTTGCTGCCTGGGAGCTGATGCTGCGCATCAAACGGCAGGCTGCCGAGCGGGGGATCAAGCCTGCCGAGATCCAGCGTGGCTTGGGCGTCGGTGCGGCCTACTGGTCCCAGGTCACGAACTACAAGGGCATCCTTACCGAGGACAAGCTCAACAGGCTGATCGACCTACTGGAGTTCGAAGCAGACGAACGACAGGAACTACTCGATCTACGCGCAGTCGCCAAGGGCCGCAGCCTCTACGCTCAGTTCTCGGCCTTGCTGGACGACGAACTGATGCGGTTCTACAACCTGGAAGCTGGCGCGTCGAGCATCAGGAGCTTCGAGAACAGCGTTATCCCGGGTCTGCTGCAGACCGAGAACTACATGCGAACCCTCATCAAGGCTCGCGTGGTGACGGCACGGCCGACCGAGGCTGAACCTCGCGTCCAGATACGCCTGCTCCGACAACGACGACTGGCTGGCGAAGACGCACCGAAGTTGGCAGTGGTAGTCGGCGAAGCGTCTCTCAGATACCAGGTCGGCGACACGAACGTGCACCGCGAACAGCTCGAACACCTGCGCACCTTGATCGAGCAGCGTCCCGGGCACCTGGACTTCCGAGTCATCCCCTTCGCTTCGGGAACTGCGATCGCCAGTCTCAACGCGGCGACATTTCACCTGCTGGGCTTCCCCAGCCCGCGGCTGCCGATCATCGGTTGGATGGAGACCGCCATTCGCGGTGAAGTCACCGAAGAGCCACGCGACGTGGATGGACTCGTGTATCAGTTCGAACAGATCCACTCGTCGGCATTGGACCAATCCGAATCCCTGGACGTGGTCAACGAGATCGCACGTCAGATAGGGTGA
- a CDS encoding type VII secretion target, translating into MTDDFSVNPDDLDKFGHSLRDLADQADAAKKYASKWFELSAGEARIYVFAKGMVDQIRENLDGNYDHLAKISGDSADSLTSAARSYRATDNASAARLDGASSEGSR; encoded by the coding sequence ATGACCGACGATTTCAGTGTGAATCCGGACGACCTCGATAAGTTCGGACACTCGCTGCGTGATCTCGCCGACCAGGCTGATGCCGCGAAGAAGTACGCTTCGAAGTGGTTCGAGCTGAGTGCGGGAGAAGCCAGAATATACGTATTCGCCAAGGGGATGGTCGATCAGATTCGCGAGAATCTGGACGGGAACTACGATCACCTCGCGAAGATTTCCGGCGATTCAGCCGACAGCCTAACGTCAGCCGCGCGGTCATACCGGGCCACCGACAACGCGTCGGCCGCACGCCTGGACGGCGCGTCGTCGGAAGGCTCACGATGA
- a CDS encoding DUF3558 domain-containing protein: protein MVLAGLTVLMTACSSGHGGTTTSQSAASATPSGLSEPLWNPCEQLSDDALRATKADPASKKVAIDSGQAVDAFTKVCEWRSVEGPYGVGVGSMRATQAQARSNTSWVGFRDVTIGPRQGLIYQDKTDAEGDKLSCYVNVPYAQGSIEVSVDWSYGERATAPQLPPCDLAVRHATELEPYFPK, encoded by the coding sequence GTGGTGCTGGCCGGCCTCACGGTACTGATGACAGCGTGCTCTTCCGGCCATGGCGGCACAACTACCAGTCAGAGCGCCGCGTCAGCCACACCTAGCGGGCTCAGCGAACCGCTGTGGAATCCCTGCGAGCAACTGTCCGACGATGCGCTGCGAGCCACCAAGGCCGATCCCGCATCGAAGAAAGTCGCGATCGATTCCGGACAGGCCGTCGATGCGTTCACAAAGGTGTGTGAATGGCGTTCTGTCGAAGGACCATACGGGGTAGGCGTCGGCTCCATGCGGGCAACGCAAGCACAGGCTCGGTCGAACACCAGCTGGGTCGGCTTCCGCGATGTCACGATCGGTCCGCGGCAGGGCCTGATCTACCAGGACAAGACCGATGCCGAAGGCGACAAGTTGAGCTGCTACGTCAACGTGCCCTATGCGCAAGGCTCGATCGAAGTCTCTGTCGACTGGTCCTACGGCGAGCGGGCGACGGCACCGCAATTACCGCCCTGCGATCTGGCCGTGAGGCATGCGACAGAACTGGAGCCGTACTTCCCGAAGTGA
- a CDS encoding ESX secretion-associated protein EspG, which translates to MSEKRWRMSGLTFTLALEAFGRDRLPYPLRYLPETFEALDDYDRARTEATQQLANAVDERLFQTVSILLNPQARVEIHGFYGHDRGAVVRVHAGLAGRAAALAVQMPGPTPEYGGDVILLACASKDLPTHLTANLPKCPPGTQPSISGHRSDLDRTEYARHPIQLSHTEKLHRIVRRPRSSVGEITVYPGSAVDARPTTDGRGFHWLDYQPVDGRYLLLHQGNNEFTLVPGTDDSITRQLHDLLLSTRNAVTRHR; encoded by the coding sequence ATGAGCGAAAAACGTTGGCGCATGAGTGGATTGACCTTCACTCTCGCGCTGGAAGCGTTCGGCCGTGACCGCCTGCCGTATCCACTGCGGTATCTACCCGAGACGTTCGAAGCACTAGACGATTACGACCGCGCCCGCACCGAGGCCACGCAGCAGCTCGCGAACGCAGTCGACGAGCGGCTGTTCCAGACGGTCTCGATCCTGCTGAACCCGCAGGCACGGGTAGAGATTCACGGTTTCTACGGCCATGACCGCGGCGCCGTGGTGCGTGTGCATGCTGGACTCGCCGGCCGCGCCGCAGCCCTCGCTGTCCAAATGCCGGGCCCTACACCGGAATACGGCGGCGATGTCATTCTGCTCGCTTGTGCATCGAAGGATCTACCTACGCATCTGACGGCGAACCTGCCCAAATGCCCGCCCGGAACACAACCGTCGATCAGCGGGCACCGCAGTGATCTGGACAGGACTGAATACGCGCGGCACCCGATCCAGTTGTCGCACACCGAGAAACTACATCGCATCGTTCGCCGCCCGCGGTCGAGCGTTGGCGAGATCACGGTCTACCCGGGTAGCGCGGTCGATGCACGCCCTACTACCGACGGTCGCGGTTTCCACTGGCTAGACTATCAGCCTGTCGACGGTCGCTACCTGCTGCTGCATCAAGGCAATAACGAATTCACTTTGGTACCCGGCACTGACGACTCGATCACCCGTCAGCTACACGATCTGCTCCTCAGTACACGTAACGCCGTCACTCGTCACCGGTGA
- a CDS encoding helix-turn-helix domain-containing protein, whose translation MPVGAILQRYRKERKLTQDELAQQAGLSKSLITQIETGKRRAGKEVIAKIALVLDLSATTKRRLLGLIDPAVLRVKLDGVTAIEPTYRELSVVHSYPYPSCYYHPGTSRIIAANAALTHSFPGLRKGVSVVQWHLLSRWAKIVYANPVEWYRYSHGLVRDCRELLEGFVPDSQVKAFIEPLRQAREFDDMWNTSAPRLEEDDDEAAQVHLCDPGDGSIRIMYFRLSEDVYVRGSEGDGPWQHVTFSPAPVPRHPKRGPSSGETRP comes from the coding sequence ATGCCGGTGGGGGCGATCCTGCAGCGTTATCGGAAAGAGAGAAAGCTGACCCAGGACGAACTGGCACAGCAAGCAGGACTGTCGAAATCGCTGATCACCCAGATCGAGACCGGCAAAAGGCGAGCGGGAAAGGAGGTGATTGCGAAAATCGCTCTGGTGCTCGACTTGTCGGCCACTACCAAGAGGCGGCTTCTGGGTTTGATCGATCCCGCTGTGCTCCGTGTGAAACTGGACGGTGTCACCGCCATAGAGCCGACATACCGCGAACTCAGTGTGGTGCACAGTTATCCGTATCCGTCGTGCTACTACCATCCGGGCACCAGCCGGATCATTGCCGCCAATGCCGCACTCACTCACAGCTTCCCCGGCCTGCGGAAAGGCGTCAGTGTCGTTCAATGGCACTTGCTGAGCCGATGGGCCAAGATCGTTTACGCGAACCCCGTTGAATGGTACCGCTACAGTCATGGACTGGTCCGGGACTGCCGGGAGCTACTCGAGGGTTTTGTCCCCGACAGTCAAGTCAAGGCATTCATCGAGCCGCTGCGGCAGGCCCGCGAATTCGACGACATGTGGAACACCTCCGCCCCCCGCCTTGAGGAGGACGATGACGAGGCCGCGCAGGTGCACCTGTGCGACCCCGGCGACGGGAGCATTCGAATCATGTACTTCCGACTCTCGGAAGACGTGTACGTCCGAGGTTCGGAAGGCGACGGCCCATGGCAACACGTCACATTCTCACCTGCCCCTGTGCCGCGGCACCCGAAACGTGGCCCCTCCTCCGGCGAGACGCGGCCGTAG
- a CDS encoding cytochrome P450 codes for MKLWGLFDPAIRLDPYSRYRELGRRGRSLHDEAGAHLFLRYPDCAQLLRHSAFGHSPAGRSEREPTRSFLFLNPPEHTRLRRLVAAAFTPRTIEGLRPRIEHIVGELLDAAVTAEEVDLVSGFARPLPVTVICELLGIPDEDRSKFPGWSHDLAQAFDPDLDIHLPPGVLDRRDRAHRSFTEYFLALREQRSRRPGPDLISRLVAADGGMSGDTLRPDEFVATCELLLLAGHETTVNLIGNAIVELIRRPNLYAALRDRPSLVDAVVEETLRMHPSVQFVPRLALTSTTFAGHPIAEGDLVIALVAAANRDPEVFPDPDTFDLQRPAAHHLSFGAGPHYCLGAPLARLQTTIALTILLARGCVEAMGSPTYSDNNVLRGPATLPVRIRS; via the coding sequence ATGAAGTTGTGGGGGCTGTTCGATCCGGCGATCCGGCTCGATCCCTACAGTCGGTATCGTGAACTGGGGAGGCGCGGACGCAGCCTGCACGATGAGGCGGGCGCACACTTATTCTTGCGCTATCCCGATTGCGCGCAGCTGCTCCGTCACTCCGCATTCGGCCATAGCCCAGCTGGCCGCTCCGAACGCGAACCCACCCGATCGTTCCTGTTTCTGAACCCACCGGAACACACGCGATTGCGGCGCCTGGTGGCCGCCGCATTCACGCCGCGGACAATCGAGGGCCTCAGACCGCGGATCGAACACATCGTCGGAGAATTGCTCGACGCCGCCGTCACCGCGGAAGAAGTGGATCTGGTCAGCGGATTCGCCCGCCCGCTTCCGGTGACCGTCATCTGCGAGCTGCTCGGGATACCCGACGAGGACCGTTCCAAGTTTCCGGGCTGGTCCCACGACCTGGCCCAGGCATTCGACCCTGACCTCGACATTCACCTTCCGCCGGGGGTCCTAGACCGGCGGGACAGGGCACATCGCTCGTTCACCGAGTACTTTCTGGCGTTGCGCGAGCAGCGATCCCGCCGCCCCGGCCCGGATCTCATCAGTCGCCTCGTCGCCGCGGACGGAGGCATGTCCGGTGATACTCTCCGCCCGGACGAGTTCGTCGCCACATGTGAACTGTTGCTCCTCGCCGGACACGAGACCACTGTCAATCTGATCGGCAATGCGATCGTGGAACTGATCCGACGGCCGAATCTGTATGCGGCACTGCGGGATCGACCGAGCCTGGTCGACGCCGTGGTGGAAGAGACCCTCCGAATGCATCCCTCGGTCCAGTTTGTGCCCCGCCTCGCACTGACGTCCACCACGTTCGCCGGGCATCCGATCGCTGAGGGTGATCTGGTCATCGCCCTGGTAGCGGCGGCCAATCGCGACCCGGAGGTCTTTCCCGATCCCGACACCTTCGATCTCCAGCGACCCGCCGCGCATCACCTGTCTTTCGGTGCGGGACCGCACTACTGCCTCGGGGCCCCGCTGGCGCGGCTTCAGACCACCATCGCATTGACCATACTGCTGGCCCGCGGCTGTGTGGAGGCGATGGGCAGCCCCACCTATTCGGACAACAATGTGCTGCGTGGCCCAGCGACACTTCCGGTCCGGATCCGGAGCTAG